In Bacteroidales bacterium, one genomic interval encodes:
- a CDS encoding DUF2231 domain-containing protein yields the protein MKSLHPLIVHFPIALLITSVLFAVLAVLIKNKRELFKDILLGNLVLGTIGAAAAIISGIFAEESLAHNNKIHEIMEVHKTLGYILTSMFTAISIWLILRRYKIQIKELIIMTSFLIIASGLLAYTAHLGGKMVYEEGAGVIPMEKIINNQTHEHNHAETGEDSHTEHAH from the coding sequence ATGAAATCATTACATCCATTAATCGTTCATTTTCCAATTGCTCTTTTAATAACTTCTGTACTATTTGCTGTCTTAGCAGTTTTAATTAAAAATAAAAGAGAATTATTTAAAGATATACTATTAGGAAATCTAGTACTTGGTACAATTGGAGCTGCAGCAGCTATTATATCAGGCATATTTGCCGAAGAAAGTTTAGCTCATAATAATAAAATTCATGAAATCATGGAAGTTCATAAAACTCTAGGATATATATTAACATCAATGTTTACTGCAATTTCTATATGGTTAATCTTACGTAGATATAAAATACAAATAAAAGAATTAATAATTATGACTTCTTTTTTAATTATTGCATCTGGCTTATTAGCTTACACTGCACACCTTGGTGGTAAAATGGTTTACGAAGAAGGTGCAGGAGTTATTCCTATGGAAAAAATAATTAATAATCAAACCCACGAGCATAATCATGCAGAAACTGGTGAAGATAGTCATACAGAACATGCTCATTAG
- a CDS encoding DUF302 domain-containing protein, with protein sequence MKYYINKTINADLETATEIIKEELQKEGFGIVTQFDVNKALKEKLDVDFRQYRILGACNPAFALRSINAENKIGTILPCNVMLQEVENGIEIAIINPKSMVADINNDEMKTIANEIYEKMQRIINSLK encoded by the coding sequence ATGAAATACTATATCAATAAAACAATAAATGCAGATTTAGAAACTGCAACTGAAATAATTAAAGAAGAACTTCAAAAAGAAGGCTTTGGAATAGTAACACAATTCGATGTAAACAAAGCATTAAAAGAAAAGTTGGATGTTGATTTCAGACAATACAGAATTTTAGGTGCTTGTAATCCTGCTTTTGCATTGCGATCAATAAATGCAGAAAATAAAATAGGAACTATTCTACCTTGTAATGTAATGCTTCAAGAAGTTGAAAACGGAATTGAAATAGCCATTATCAATCCAAAATCTATGGTTGCCGATATAAATAATGATGAAATGAAAACTATCGCAAACGAGATTTATGAGAAAATGCAACGAATAATAAATTCTTTAAAATAA
- a CDS encoding cation transporter — translation MIKKIYHIDKMTCGSEESLIRIKISQFKEIKAMYFDLEKRTLTLILKKENPKINDAIFSLNLSCKVLATEETNEDIDINPDKKQSKILWLVLLINLAFFIIEMTTGLISKSMGLVADSLDMLSDSFVYAISLFAVGGTLVRKKRVTKLAGYFQIILAVLGFSEVIRRFLEIEQIPDFSIMIIVSIFALIANGISLYLMLQSKNKEEIHIKASLIFTSNDIIINLSVIVAGFIVMFTGSLIPDLIIACIVFVIVIRGAFRILKLS, via the coding sequence TTGATTAAAAAAATATACCATATTGACAAAATGACTTGTGGCTCTGAGGAGTCCTTGATTAGGATTAAGATTTCTCAATTTAAAGAGATTAAAGCAATGTATTTTGATTTAGAAAAAAGAACATTGACTTTAATACTAAAAAAAGAAAACCCGAAAATAAACGATGCTATTTTCAGTTTAAACTTGTCGTGTAAAGTATTGGCGACAGAGGAAACAAATGAAGATATTGATATTAATCCAGATAAAAAACAATCCAAAATACTTTGGTTAGTTCTATTAATAAATCTGGCATTTTTTATTATTGAGATGACAACAGGTTTAATCTCAAAATCAATGGGTTTGGTTGCCGATAGTTTAGATATGTTATCGGATAGTTTTGTTTATGCAATTAGTCTTTTTGCTGTTGGCGGTACTTTAGTCCGAAAAAAACGAGTAACCAAACTCGCAGGATATTTTCAAATAATACTTGCTGTTTTAGGGTTCTCAGAAGTAATAAGGAGATTTTTGGAAATAGAACAAATACCCGATTTTTCTATAATGATTATTGTTTCAATATTTGCACTAATTGCAAACGGTATTAGTTTATATTTGATGCTGCAGTCCAAAAATAAAGAAGAAATTCATATAAAAGCAAGTTTAATTTTTACATCAAACGATATTATAATAAACTTAAGTGTTATCGTTGCCGGTTTTATTGTAATGTTTACAGGCTCATTAATACCAGACTTAATTATTGCTTGTATTGTTTTTGTAATAGTTATTAGAGGCGCTTTTAGAATATTAAAATTGTCATAA
- a CDS encoding transcriptional repressor: MDNNKIDKKLENKKVKPTAMRELILEELSKKQVAISLKELEERFAQSDKSTLYRTLKTFEEKKIIHCVDDGTGSIKYAVCHDTCDCNPSDLHVHFHCTECKQTYCLPEIPIPEIDLPAGYTLNKANFVVKGICSNCQK; the protein is encoded by the coding sequence ATGGATAATAATAAAATAGATAAAAAACTCGAAAATAAAAAGGTTAAACCAACTGCAATGCGTGAGTTAATTCTTGAAGAATTAAGCAAGAAACAAGTTGCAATAAGTTTAAAAGAGTTAGAAGAAAGATTTGCTCAATCTGATAAATCTACTCTTTACCGTACATTAAAAACCTTTGAAGAAAAAAAGATAATTCACTGTGTTGATGATGGAACAGGTTCGATAAAATATGCAGTTTGCCACGATACTTGTGATTGTAATCCAAGCGATTTACACGTTCATTTTCATTGTACAGAATGTAAACAAACATATTGTTTGCCTGAAATACCTATTCCGGAAATTGATTTGCCTGCAGGCTATACTCTTAACAAAGCCAATTTTGTTGTAAAAGGTATATGTAGTAATTGTCAAAAGTAA
- a CDS encoding efflux RND transporter periplasmic adaptor subunit — MKKKIYIVLIALVTITGFVSCSSNNANTETEEHEHNEEGEEGVVVLNKAQQKFLNLKIGNFEMRNLTTVVKINGQLEVAPKDRAGVTAILGGNVKSIKVFQGDKVKQGQVLAVLEHPDYITVQEEFATISNNLEYLKQEYERQKELFDNNVGAGKDYQKAKSEYNNAKVKYESLKSRLLLLHLSPEQVKKGKISNTINIISPISGFVNSVNIMVGIYVDTKTKMFELADNSKIHADFKVYEKDVYLLKIGQKIHFTVSNKEQKEYTAEIFAIGKQFENDTRSVHIHANILEDKIELIPGMYITGHLHTDKNYVKTLPNDAIVTQGVKSYIFIVEEENNENTKFKMTEIIKGRSDDGYTQVNFPEELPEDVRVVLNKAYYLFSDMDKDELGDDD; from the coding sequence ATGAAAAAGAAAATATACATAGTATTAATAGCATTGGTAACAATTACAGGTTTTGTTTCGTGCAGTTCTAATAATGCTAATACAGAAACTGAAGAGCACGAACATAATGAAGAAGGAGAAGAAGGTGTTGTGGTATTAAACAAGGCACAACAAAAATTCTTAAATCTAAAAATTGGTAATTTTGAGATGCGTAATTTAACGACAGTTGTCAAAATTAATGGACAATTGGAAGTAGCACCAAAAGACAGAGCAGGTGTTACCGCAATTCTTGGAGGAAATGTTAAAAGCATCAAGGTCTTTCAAGGCGATAAGGTGAAACAAGGTCAAGTCTTAGCCGTTTTGGAACACCCTGATTATATTACAGTACAAGAAGAGTTTGCTACTATTTCCAATAATTTAGAATACTTAAAACAGGAGTACGAAAGACAAAAAGAACTTTTCGACAATAATGTTGGAGCAGGAAAAGACTATCAGAAAGCAAAATCGGAATATAATAATGCAAAGGTAAAATATGAGAGTTTAAAGTCTCGTTTATTGCTATTGCATTTATCGCCTGAGCAAGTTAAAAAAGGTAAGATCTCGAATACTATTAATATTATCTCACCCATTTCAGGTTTTGTAAACTCGGTAAATATAATGGTTGGTATTTATGTTGATACAAAAACAAAAATGTTTGAATTGGCAGATAACAGTAAAATACACGCCGATTTTAAAGTTTACGAAAAAGACGTTTATTTATTAAAAATAGGTCAGAAAATTCATTTTACCGTTTCTAATAAAGAACAAAAGGAATATACTGCCGAAATTTTTGCTATTGGTAAACAGTTCGAAAACGATACTCGATCGGTTCATATTCACGCTAATATTTTAGAAGATAAAATAGAATTAATTCCCGGAATGTATATTACAGGGCATTTACATACCGATAAAAATTATGTCAAAACTTTGCCAAACGATGCTATTGTAACTCAGGGTGTTAAATCGTATATTTTTATAGTTGAAGAAGAAAACAATGAAAATACAAAATTTAAAATGACAGAAATTATAAAAGGGAGAAGCGACGACGGTTATACTCAGGTTAATTTCCCTGAAGAATTGCCGGAAGATGTTCGTGTTGTTTTAAACAAAGCCTATTATCTTTTCTCAGATATGGATAAAGACGAATTGGGTGATGATGATTAA